Part of the Zingiber officinale cultivar Zhangliang chromosome 6A, Zo_v1.1, whole genome shotgun sequence genome, gtttattttagtttatctaaatgtattaaaatgttatcaaaaaattaactaaattttaaatgtcattgatgaaagaggagataggaaagagaagagggagaaaagaaaaacgacaaaaaaaaaagtttgattggtcagaaggataaaaagggaagtgcacttgaaaaagtgcgtcctttggtaaataccaaagtaacaTATGCCTTTTGGTCAATTAAGATATCTAGGTGCGTGATTTGATAAATTACCGTTGATATTTTGAACTCAGCTTCTAAGTCTTTTTCTTCATTTGTGGTGGGGCCACAAGAAAAAGCCAAAAGCCCACTCATCGTTAGAGATGGGCTTAGGAAAGAATATAAATAGGAGATGGAAGAAAATGTCACGAGAAAGAGAAAAGTTCATATGAGATATTTTAATTACACTTTTGTGATAAAATCCAGTAAGttaagaatttataattttacccttgacacttaattttttttttctcatataACATGAGAAATATACCAAGTGACAAGTCTTAATTTAAGATTAGGTAAAagtaagtccaagcatgtcaaGAGtgaccaagtgcttgataaagaAAATCTTTGGGAGTAAGCCCTAGGTAGAGAAGGTAAGCTTAGTAGGTCAGAAAGACTATAGTTAATGCTTAGGTTACTTGTTTATTGTTGTATACTTGTCTTGTAGGAACCTAAAGTGAAAAGCAAGGCTGGGGGAGCAGACAGACACAAACCAGATGCAGCTAGCAACCCGGATAGGTTTGGGTGTTTTGGGCACCCCGGAATGCTCCTGGCATCCCTTACAGTTTTGGGCGCTTGGATTAGATCTAGGCACCCCGAGTATCTCCGAGCACCCCCGACGTCCGAGCCCTTGGAATAGACCGAGTCCAATCATATAATCTGCAGCCACTTCGGGCAGATAGACGCTAAGCTGGGGGTACCCTGAAAATACTTTATATATGCAATCATGATCAAAGCATCAGATATCACTTCTATCAATTATTTCTTACTCTATACTCGAAATAAAGGTTACAACACGCTGCTCATGCGATCGGGGAAGCTCCAAGAGGAGTACGCTGTGCTAAGGACTTCCGGACCGACTAAGGACTAGTTGGTTTGCTTTTATATTGTATATGTGTTTTACTTTTCATACTTGTGCTTGTATATACAACTTGTGAGATGAGTTTCTCCGCCTCCGGAAAGGAGATTACTAGTGGACTCACACTTGAGTGTGTATGTCTTGAATGTACTAACTATGGGGGATAAGAATCAAGTAAAAGTCCtcatattttctattttatttttgttattgtaTACTTCGTTACATATTAATTTGATAGATCAAACAAACACAATGAAATGAGCACAGAACGACAGTCGATATTCACCTCTCTCTATCGATGACCACGGATCTATAATTGATATCAAAGCCTGTTGGTTCTCGATCGGACTATCTGTCAAGAGAGCAAAAGAGGCCAAAGATTGAAGGAGAGAAGATTAAGAAAGGTATAATTTTAAAttgtatattatttattttaagtgtATGAAGAGAGAGCGCCACTGACTTACTCCTAAGATTCGGATGATATCATCGGCGATAAAGGAGGAACTAATGTCAAGAGCTAGGAGGAGTAAagagcacattaagtgcttcaaATGCCAAGACCTCAAACATTATAAGAACAACTGCCAGtaaggaaaattttgaataagGTTAGTAAATTTAATATTTACAGAAATAATATGTTTAATCATGATAATATTTCTGAGAATTTTCATAATAATGTGCATGATAATTTTagtatttctaaaaattttgataaaaattacgTATGGTAATTTTTACCTTGTTGCTTTCATCAAATATCATATCTTTGTTAATCATCACCTTATTTACCTTCGGATCTCGAAGCTTGAAACATGGAATCCTTTTCTAATAACCTAGAAAAATATACTATCCAAACTTTGCATCTAGCTTTGACATGTCTTTATTAGAAACATGCATGTAGGATGGACATCCAAATACTCTCAGACTAGAGTAATCAATAAGATTTCTCGTCCATACCTCCTTTGAAACTTTGTCATCTAGTGTTGTCTCGGTGATCGATCGATCAAAAAACATGTCATGTTTACTATCTCTGCTATGAAGTTCTTCACAAGCCCTGTATTTAACCTGAAATATTGAGCTCTCTCGATTATTATCTTGTTCATCCTTTCTGCTACACCGTTTTGCTATGGTGGCATATGAACCGTGAAGTGTCTCTTAATTCTATGTTgctcacaaaattcttgaaactttaAATCTATATACTCAGTATCATTATCTCATTTAAGACATTTGATCTTTTTTTAGTCTAGTTCTCTATTCCAGTTttccatatcttgaactttaaGAATATTTCTAACTTGTGAAGCATGAAGTACACAAACTTTTCATGAGAAATAGTCAATGAAActcataaaatatatatgttctcCATGTGATGCTACAATAGTCGGTCCATAGAGCTCTGTATGAAAATAGTCCAGAGTTCCCTCCGTCTGGTGTGTAGTTGTCTTGAACTgcactttgttttattttccaagAGCACAATACTTGCAGAACTCAAGTTTGCACGTCTTAATacttttcaataaatttcttttaTGAAGATCTAGCATCTCACGCTCACTCATGTGACCCAGTCTCATATGTCACAAGACTGTCTTATCTAATTCAAATTCTATAGCGATAGCTCCACCTACAATTGTAATATCAAGCAATCTATAGATGTTCCTTGCTAGTTTATGTTCTTTCATCACTATCAGAACATCTTTACTGACTTTTATTACTTGGCTCACAGATTGTAATAACAACCGCTATCATCCTACATGCCCAATGAAATCAGGATCACTTTAGATATGATATATGTTTAACATCTCCCAATGTTATGATCACACTATCAAACATCCTAATTCTAACCTTTCTTATTCCAATGACTTTACACGATGCATTGTTGCCCATAAGAATATAACCAAAATTTATCAACCTTTAGGCATCATGTGAGCATGTTGAATCCAAGATCCAAGAATCTGACAATTGCTCTGAACTAGACAAAACAGAAAGCATGTCACCATCCCCactctttgaattttcttcttctacaaTATTTGCAGTCTTCGATAAACCGTCTTTACTCTCTGAGTGACTTGCTTTTTTCCTTGGATGATATCTCTTAAAGTGACCCTTTACTCTGCACTTGGCCTTACTCCTACCACGTTCCTGGCTACCTCTCACAATGAGTCTTTCAGTTTGAGATGTCGCATCACTAGCTTTTTTCTGctgataaattttaaaagagcACATGTCACTTCTTCGGATTTCCTTTCCTTACATTAGAGTCATAACGAAAAACTTGTATGTAGGAGATGACAATAAAGAATTCAACATAATTAGCATCTTGTCCTCGATCTTCATATCAACCCATTTCAAATCATTTACGATTTGATTGAAAAGATTAATATGTTAGCTTAGATATGTGCCATTTCTACTTAAGATAGAGCTATTTTGTCAGAGATTTGAATATATATCGATTTTTAATTTCTGCTAAACTTTCATCGATGATTCATCGTCCATAATATAATACATCACATCATTCGTTAGACAAAGTCTAATCATTGTTATCACTTTTGCTTGTGTAGTTCCTCCCAATTTGACCTTTTCATCGCTTCTAGTTTCTTTGTTTCTTTTTACCTAGCACCTTTATTATGTTTTGTTGCACCAACATATCTTTAACCCCCTCCTGCCACAAATTGAAATTTCTAGTTCTGTCGAATTTTACCATATCAAATTTCACAGAAGAGATCTCAAATATAATATCTTgattttgataccaattgttgagatAGTGCCACAACAAACAAAAAGAATCACTGAAGAAAAAATCGAAGAGGAAGATGAATTGAGAGAGGAGAGCAAGCAACAACGAATTACCTGGTTCAGCGATGTATCTATTCCACAAATAGCCAAGAACTCTCTATTAGAATTAGGTTTAGATCAATTGCAATTATTCTATTTATACAATCCAAGCTATACATGATAGTTTTGATCTTAAAATACCATATATTACAGGAAACACCATAAAATCCTACAAATCCTGCAACTTCTCGACGCCTCCAGCACAAGGCATAGCACGGTTGTGTCCCTGACCATACCCGTGCCATTGGCATGCTCGAGTCAGCTTAGAGTTCCAGAACGGGGCATGCCCGTGCCATGGGCATGTCTGCTCCAATAGATCTGGACACAACTAATTCGTGTCCGGTGGCACAATCGTGTTTCTTTTTGCACTCGTCGAAGATCTGTATGGCACGGGCATGTCTGCTCCAACACTAAAAATTCAGAGAAACAAAAATTGAATGCAATTTTAGTGTTGTATATAAATCAACAACTTAATCCTGGGTAGCAAGGTAGGGTGACTCAGGCATGACGTGAGCAAGTCAATATGATCTTTTATAATAGAATGCTTTAATACTTGCAAACGTAGAGAGAAGCCAAACATCTCGCTCTCAACCGTATTATTACAATGCAACGTACTGAGAAATCGATCTAAACAAGGCCTCTAAAAGACGAGAACAATTAGGAAGAGAGTTTTATATATAGTGGCAACAGCTCTTGGAGCCTAAAAAATGGGTAGATTGTTCCTTCCTCAAAATCATAATGTTTTCCATGCTTAGGTACACACGCCGTCGCTTCCTCGATCAATCTTCAAAAGCAAGCTGCGAACAAGAATATGAAGATTTCAGTGCTTCTCTGCATCCTCTCTTACTTCCTCGCCATTGTTGGAGCTCAGCAACAGCTTACCAAATTAACTGCAGGTCTTTTACGCATTAGATTTTTCATTCCCTGGTTAATTATTATTAgtattatacaaaaaaaaaaaaaaaagtcgaaTAAATTGTTGAGATTTGTTTCCGACAGATTGCGGCTTGGATTTGAAGGCTTTCCCTTACAGTCCCGTAGGCGAATGTGTTCATCCAGAGTCTTGGCAAGTGAGAGTGTGGAACAACGTCAACACCACCCGATGCTGCCGCCATGGCCTCAATTTCTTGTCGAGAGCCGTCGCCAACTCCTCATCGCCTGACCAACCCATTCTTCTGGATCAGCAGCGGTGGGACGATTGCACCGCCCTCCTTTCTCTCCGTGTCGATTCCTCCTTGACTTCCTGTGGGTTCGACCAACTCCACCAACCGAACTCTGCTTGCGCCGCCCTCACTCCCTCCTCGCTTACCGATATCGTTGCCCCTGCTTTCGACGTCATCGCCACCTGTTCGGAGATCAATCCTGTAAACTTTCTGACCGCTTGTTCGAACTGCACCGATAGGATCTCCGACGCGATACAGGCCGTCGTCAAGCATTTCAAGGTTGATGACAATGACAGCGAGAAGGCAGTTTGTAGCGTCGCCACCGTTACAGCAGTTGCCTCTTCTAGGATCGCCAACGACACTTGGACTGATGACTACTACCGGTGCTTGGCGGCCATGGATTCCCAAGGTAGATTTTTGTTTCGCACATGTGGACAGTTCCTGAGCTTTCGACTTCTGCTATCTAATTCAACaagtttttcttcttgtttccTTTTAGATGACACATCGGCGAGTAGAAAGCGTAAGTGCCATGATTCACTGAGAGTCTTCCTCGCCATTATCATTGCATCTAGCAATTAATTAACTGTTCTCGTGCGTTTGGATTTCTTGCTTGCTCAGGTGATTTGGTCATATACATACTGGCGATCCTGATTGCAGCGATGGCGTTTTCCCTTCTCATCGCTTTGTACAGGATCATTAAGACTAGGAAACGGCGCGAACACAAAAAAGGTACTCATGCGCGCTCATTCGGAGATTAGGAACATGGTTAATGATACAAATAAATGTTCTTAAGTTGCAGGCAGCGATGCAGCAGAGAAAGAGACCAGCGCATGGTCCGGCCTCTACCGATTCTCCAAAGCAGAGATTGAGAAGGCAATCAACTATAGCAGTGGCGGATTCCTGGGCGCAGGCAGTGCAGGCCGAGTCCACCAAGGTGTGCTTCCCAGCGGGCAGCTCGTGGCGATCAAGCACATCTACACCGCCGCCACCAACCTCTTGTTCACTCGGGAAGTCGAAGGCCTCTCCAAAGTTCGACATCACAATCTCGTCTCCCTCCTCGGTTACTGCGATGAGAATGGGGATAGGTTTCTGGTCTACGAGTTCTGCTCAAATGGCAACTTGGCACAGAAATTAAGTATAGTCCTGCCATAGCAGTTGGTCTCAGAATGCATGGCGGAGCAGTACTGACTTGGTTTTCCTGCAGGAGGAAAGAGTTCTCTTCCGTGGGAAAAAAGGGTTGAGATATTGAGAGATTGTTCGGTTGCGCTGAGGTTTCTTCATACCCACCCTGATGGATGCATTGTCCATAGAGACATCAAGGTGGAGATTTTTCTGGAGCTTGTTGGATGGCAAACTTTCTAGTTGATTGAATTCGGTcttttgtgtttggttttcagctCACCAACATTCTCCTGACGGAGAAGATGGAACCCAAACTTTCCGACTTCGGCCTGGCGAAGATGGTGGGCATGAAGGAGACCCAGTGCTTCACTGACATCAAAGGGACCATTGGCTACATGGATCCTGAGTACATGTCGAATGGAAACCTCACCTGCG contains:
- the LOC121995308 gene encoding calmodulin-binding receptor-like cytoplasmic kinase 1, coding for MKISVLLCILSYFLAIVGAQQQLTKLTADCGLDLKAFPYSPVGECVHPESWQVRVWNNVNTTRCCRHGLNFLSRAVANSSSPDQPILLDQQRWDDCTALLSLRVDSSLTSCGFDQLHQPNSACAALTPSSLTDIVAPAFDVIATCSEINPVNFLTACSNCTDRISDAIQAVVKHFKVDDNDSEKAVCSVATVTAVASSRIANDTWTDDYYRCLAAMDSQDDTSASRKRDLVIYILAILIAAMAFSLLIALYRIIKTRKRREHKKGSDAAEKETSAWSGLYRFSKAEIEKAINYSSGGFLGAGSAGRVHQGVLPSGQLVAIKHIYTAATNLLFTREVEGLSKVRHHNLVSLLGYCDENGDRFLVYEFCSNGNLAQKLRGKSSLPWEKRVEILRDCSVALRFLHTHPDGCIVHRDIKLTNILLTEKMEPKLSDFGLAKMVGMKETQCFTDIKGTIGYMDPEYMSNGNLTCASDIYSFGIVILQVLSGRKVIELNTQARDSLTRAARDASSGKRPLTDFVDPCLQGQVNLDDFKSILRVAVLCASGSSKGRPRIKDLVEELEKTCSNTQNKMLEVSRQFQSPEVIEV